A segment of the Yersinia rochesterensis genome:
CTGACAGTATTAGGTGATTTCGTCGCTTGGCTTGGTTTTTTACACATTAATGAAGCCCTGCGGCCAGATAGCCGAATTAATAGAGGCTATAAGATTTTCGCTCAATCCCCTCAATCATCATCACCATTGGGTGCATCACAAAGGCTAACTAAATTGGCCCTCACACCGACTAATAATACTGCATTTTATATTTATGATTGGTTGGTCGGCTTAGGTGAAATGATTATTCATAATGAGGGTTACTCTGCCAGCAGTGAAATCAGTGATCATCATCGTGAGCAGTTGGCGGCTATCTTAATATTGGTCAAACAAAACCAACATTAATTAACCCATAGCGAGTAAAACTCATCGCTATAATAACCCCCTCCCATAATCAGCAGGAGGGGGCATCGTCATTAATGCGTTAAATACTCACTATCAAGACGCCGGAAAATACTTTTCCACTAAAGCATATAAAATGGCGGCTGTTTCAATGTCAATATTACCTTGGTAATTATTAGGCCTAAAGTGCAATTGAAATGCGCGTATCAGATGTTGATAACCATCATCATTGCTGGCAATAGAAACATCGTATCCATAAGTACTAAAGTGATTCAGTAAGTCAGTTTTAGCCGGTAATCCGTGTTGGGTAAATTGCTGAGTGAATTTTTCCTTAGTATCCGGATCATACCAAGCACCAATACCGTCATTATACAATTCTTGCCAAGGAAACTCTGGCCCTGGATCACTTTTGCGAGTGGGGGCAATATCAGAGTGAGCAACAACATTTACCGGCGATATATCAGGGTAGCGTTGTAAAATATTCGCCGCCAGTTGTTTTACGGCGGCAATTTGGTTTTCTGGATACGGAGGGAAGTTGAAAATGCCACCATGTTCAGTGGCTAAATTGACAATCTCAATGCCGATAGAGGTGTCATTGAGATTAGTGCGCCCTGCCCAACTACTGACCCCTGCATGCCAGGCTCGCGCATTTTCATCTACCAAGTTAAATATCCGTATATCATTAAACCCGGATTTTTTATAACTTTCATCGTTAAGGTCGGGCACTAAATAATGAACACTGACGTTATTACCTGTTAGGGATTTTATAGAGTTTTCAAAATTCTCAGCGGTGTAGTGCAAAACTAAGAATCGCACACGGGAATTAAATGATTTGATAGCGCGGAAATTATTATAGTCAATCATATACATATTAAACTCCTTGTAATTTGAATTTCAGTCAATATATATCAATTAATACAATTTTCTCTTTTCATCCATATGATGTTAATACCCACTTTATAGTGCTCTAAGGACGACGATCCCTGGTTTATCTTTAACATATTGAATAAAAGGTGAATCAACAACTTTCATATTACTTTTAAGTGAAGAGGCATTACGCAGCATTGGCCCATCAGGTGTCATGATAAAAATGCCCGTATGCGTCACATCCAATCCATTGATTTTTGTATAAATACCAATGTAATCGCCGGTTTTTAACTGGCTGACAACAGCGTCATTAATAAACTCAGCTGGAATATAAACAACATTGCGTTTAACCGTGCCCAATGTCGGAATAAACTCACCACCATCCTTTTTTTGATTCAAAAATTTAACCACGGTAACAGCATGTGAACTTATTTTTGCAGTAATATCTTGGGCGTTTAATGGTTGCTGATGAGACCAGTCAGTAAAGAAATGCTTTCGATTTTTATAGCTGATATCACTATCAATATAGCGAGTGGCAATAAGCTGCTGAATAAAATCTGCTGTATCTTTAGACTGACGCAGCGAGTTAACATAATCAAGATAAGTAAAACAATCTAGCCCTCTGAAATCAATCACTAACTCTTCAGGTTTTGTCGGTGAGCCAATAAGCATATTCGCCTTATAAGGCGTTCCCAGAAAATTAGCAGAGACTTTATTAATAATCTCTCCGGGTTGGTGGCTATCGGTTGTTTTTACTTGTGTTTCTATAATGGCAGTTATGCGATTAGCCGTGTAATTATCAATATCAACTCTTTCTTGAGGGTTATTTTTCGCGCCACAGCCCGCTAAAACTACTATTACAGCCAAAGATAATGATTTATACATAAGTCCCTTTTGCGTCTTATCCAGTTATTCCATACAAGCTAAGAATTGCCACCTTACTGTTTGATATTTAAACAACGCATCAACAAGATTCCATTCAATGAGGTTGATTAATCATGACAACCTGGTCGTCGGACTTTTTTGAACACTCCCCCGCAAGATTAATTACCATGAAAATAGGGGTAACTCTCTCTTTTTCAATTGATTAAATTATTCTCCTTTTAGTCTTGGTGGGCGTCAATTTGTGATCAATCTTAGATTTTTGCATTCTTTTCATCCCATGCTCTTGTGCCTTGTTACCAATCGTGTTTATCTTTTAAGGCTTATTACATTTACTGATGAGATACCCCGTGAACTATTCCGCTGCCAAGTTAGCTCTACTAAGCATCGACCTACTCAATACTGCGCATGTTGACGCAGTCGTGGTCGTGCGCGTGGTGGTGGTGGTCGGCAGCGCGCCGTAACGGGTACCGAATCCAGAAAGATTCCCAAACCCCGCCGGCGCCAGCCGAGCGGGGTTTCTTTTTAGCCCCACTCTGTTAGCTACCGGCCCTGATGAAGGATATAACCATGCGTTATACAGGCGCCCAATTGATAGTTCGTTTGCTGGAACAGCAAGGCATTACCACTGTTGCGGGCATTCCAGGCGGAGCCGCGCTACCGCTGTATGATGCTCTGGGGCAAAGTCGTATTATTCGCCATGTGCTGGCGCGACATGAACAAGGTGCGGGTTTCATGGCTCAAGGCATGGCTCGAGCGACTGGACAAACTGCGGTTTGTTTGGCATCCAGTGGCCCGGGCGCAACTAATCTGGTCACAGCAATCGCTGATGCTAAGCTCGATTCCATTCCACTGGTGTGTATTACTGGGCAAGTTTCATCTTCAATGATTGGTACCGATGCATTTCAAGAGGTTGATACCTATGGAATGTCGATCCCTATTACCAAACATAATTATTTGGTTCGCGATATCAGTGAACTCACACGGGTGATCCCCGCCGCATTTCGCATCGCCCAGTCGGGCCGCCCTGGCCCGGTCTGGATTGATATTCCTAAAGATGTTCAGACAGCGGAAATCGAGCTTGATAGCCTGCCAGAACCGGGTGTTGCTGATGAACCAGGTCAAATTGATCCGGCGGCAATTGAACAAGTCGCTCAAATGATCAACCGCGCTGTACGGCCGGTACTCTATCTGGGGGGCGGAATAGTCAGTTCTGAAGCTCATCAGCAGGCAATACAGTTGGCCGAACATGCCGGTTTACCCACCACAATGACATTAATGGCATTGGGCACGATGCCAGTTGACCACCCATTATCTTTGGGCATGTTGGGTATGCACGCCGCGCGCTCAACCAATCTCATCATGCAACAAGCTGATTTATTGATTGTGTTAGGCGCACGATTTGATGATCGCGCTATCGGCAAAGCTGAACAGTTCTGCCCTGATGCCAGTATCATTCATATTGATATTGACCCAGCTGAACTGGGCAAAATTCGCCGCCCACATCTGGCAATGAATGCAGATATCAAGCAGGTATTGACCCACTTGCTGCCCTTAATTGACATGCAAACACGCGATGAATGGCGTTCTATGGTCAGTGATATACAGCGCGAATTTCCGTTCAATCAACCCAATAGCGGTAACCCATTGTGCCACTATGGGTTGATTCGTGCGGCCGCGGTTGCGCTTGATGACGAGACTATCATTACCACAGATGTTGGTCAGCATCAGATGTGGGTGGCGCAAGCATACCCTCTGCATCGCCCTCGACAGTGGTTAACCTCCGGTGGGCTGGGTACTATGGGGTTTGGGCTGCCCGCTGCAATTGGCGCCGCGCTGGCCAAGCCGCAAGCAAAAGTGGTGTGTTTTTCGGGTGATGGTAGCCTGATGATGAACATTC
Coding sequences within it:
- a CDS encoding N-acetylmuramoyl-L-alanine amidase, whose translation is MYMIDYNNFRAIKSFNSRVRFLVLHYTAENFENSIKSLTGNNVSVHYLVPDLNDESYKKSGFNDIRIFNLVDENARAWHAGVSSWAGRTNLNDTSIGIEIVNLATEHGGIFNFPPYPENQIAAVKQLAANILQRYPDISPVNVVAHSDIAPTRKSDPGPEFPWQELYNDGIGAWYDPDTKEKFTQQFTQHGLPAKTDLLNHFSTYGYDVSIASNDDGYQHLIRAFQLHFRPNNYQGNIDIETAAILYALVEKYFPAS
- a CDS encoding DUF1460 domain-containing protein, whose protein sequence is MYKSLSLAVIVVLAGCGAKNNPQERVDIDNYTANRITAIIETQVKTTDSHQPGEIINKVSANFLGTPYKANMLIGSPTKPEELVIDFRGLDCFTYLDYVNSLRQSKDTADFIQQLIATRYIDSDISYKNRKHFFTDWSHQQPLNAQDITAKISSHAVTVVKFLNQKKDGGEFIPTLGTVKRNVVYIPAEFINDAVVSQLKTGDYIGIYTKINGLDVTHTGIFIMTPDGPMLRNASSLKSNMKVVDSPFIQYVKDKPGIVVLRAL
- the ivbL gene encoding ilvB operon leader peptide IvbL; its protein translation is MRYPVNYSAAKLALLSIDLLNTAHVDAVVVVRVVVVVGSAP
- the ilvB gene encoding acetolactate synthase large subunit — protein: MRYTGAQLIVRLLEQQGITTVAGIPGGAALPLYDALGQSRIIRHVLARHEQGAGFMAQGMARATGQTAVCLASSGPGATNLVTAIADAKLDSIPLVCITGQVSSSMIGTDAFQEVDTYGMSIPITKHNYLVRDISELTRVIPAAFRIAQSGRPGPVWIDIPKDVQTAEIELDSLPEPGVADEPGQIDPAAIEQVAQMINRAVRPVLYLGGGIVSSEAHQQAIQLAEHAGLPTTMTLMALGTMPVDHPLSLGMLGMHAARSTNLIMQQADLLIVLGARFDDRAIGKAEQFCPDASIIHIDIDPAELGKIRRPHLAMNADIKQVLTHLLPLIDMQTRDEWRSMVSDIQREFPFNQPNSGNPLCHYGLIRAAAVALDDETIITTDVGQHQMWVAQAYPLHRPRQWLTSGGLGTMGFGLPAAIGAALAKPQAKVVCFSGDGSLMMNIQEMATAAEQQLNVKIILMNNQSLGLVHQQQDLFFGKRIFAADYPYRTNFIHIAEGFGFSTCDLNTASDPYAALHEALNRPGPVLIHALIDVDEKVYPMVPPGAANIDMIGGE